One genomic window of Psychrobacter cibarius includes the following:
- a CDS encoding CynX/NimT family MFS transporter → MSTDHISSTARSSILTLLFPMLVIAGLAMTLRPTITSTGPLLTEIRLSTGMGLQAASLLVVLPMLCMGIFPLLLPWIGRRFSESAWITGGLLAIALAGLWRLWLDTGGMLIVSALIGGTGIAIVQAMAPGVVKRWYPARVPLAMGVYSAALMTGGGVAAILSPVVAQHYGSWQSGLGIWLIVPVFALVLWWRRPSEQMENRDDGVKINFFGNRRAWLLASYFGLANAGYACMIAWLPSYAQTLGWSAQNSGELIGIMTIFQVVGALVIPMLSAHRLDRRPWLFFAVGIQIVGFIGLITLPAALLILWVALIGCGLGACFSLTLTVALDHLFKPKLAGALAAFVQGIGFIITAIAPYIAGVLRESTGSFEAVWWMLLISLIGMLFVTIKFAPASYHQAINLSKL, encoded by the coding sequence ATGAGTACCGATCATATCTCCTCCACGGCGCGTTCGTCGATACTGACCTTGTTGTTTCCTATGCTGGTGATTGCTGGGTTGGCGATGACGCTGCGTCCAACGATCACTTCTACTGGTCCATTGCTGACAGAGATTCGCCTAAGCACAGGTATGGGTTTGCAAGCCGCCTCTTTATTGGTAGTGCTGCCGATGCTGTGTATGGGTATATTTCCGCTACTTTTGCCTTGGATTGGGCGACGATTTAGTGAAAGTGCATGGATCACAGGCGGTCTGTTGGCGATTGCCTTAGCGGGTTTATGGCGCTTGTGGTTAGACACGGGAGGGATGCTGATTGTCAGCGCCTTGATAGGTGGTACAGGTATCGCCATCGTGCAAGCAATGGCACCTGGTGTGGTCAAACGCTGGTATCCTGCGCGCGTGCCACTTGCTATGGGCGTTTACTCTGCCGCACTGATGACCGGTGGCGGGGTTGCCGCTATCTTGAGTCCGGTAGTCGCTCAACATTACGGCAGTTGGCAATCCGGTTTGGGTATTTGGCTGATAGTGCCAGTTTTTGCCCTCGTGCTTTGGTGGCGGCGCCCCTCTGAGCAGATGGAAAATCGAGACGATGGGGTAAAAATCAACTTTTTTGGCAATCGCCGTGCTTGGCTATTGGCAAGTTATTTCGGTCTGGCAAACGCTGGATATGCTTGTATGATTGCATGGTTGCCAAGCTATGCGCAGACTTTGGGCTGGAGCGCGCAAAATAGTGGCGAGCTGATCGGTATCATGACGATTTTCCAGGTCGTTGGTGCTCTGGTTATTCCAATGTTGTCCGCTCATCGTCTCGACCGTCGTCCTTGGTTATTTTTTGCCGTAGGGATACAGATCGTTGGATTTATAGGTCTGATTACACTGCCAGCAGCTTTGCTGATCTTGTGGGTTGCTTTGATCGGCTGTGGTCTTGGTGCCTGCTTTTCATTAACATTGACCGTCGCGCTAGATCACTTGTTCAAGCCCAAACTCGCTGGGGCACTAGCAGCATTTGTCCAAGGCATTGGTTTTATTATTACCGCCATCGCGCCTTATATCGCAGGTGTGCTGCGCGAGTCGACTGGCAGTTTTGAAGCGGTTTGGTGGATGCTATTGATCAGCCTTATCGGCATGCTGTTTGTCACCATCAAGTTTGCCCCAGCAAGTTATCATCAGGCAATTAACTTGTCTAAGCTTTGA
- a CDS encoding heme-binding protein: MKKLVIYAALATSLLSISACANTSHSQYQAQAIKSNVITQGAEMATIPLLTGEMAQKMVNAAALEAKSNNLMVSVTVVDASGQTLAVLRDHRAGVHTVRASYKKAYTANSQKRETAVIAKGIKDGTIPEDLRYLDENILILDGGVPIYIGGIGVGGAHGSEDVHIAKAGLKALEQQ, translated from the coding sequence ATGAAAAAACTCGTTATCTATGCCGCGCTTGCAACCTCACTGTTGTCCATCTCCGCGTGTGCCAACACTTCGCACTCACAGTATCAAGCGCAAGCGATTAAATCAAACGTAATAACCCAAGGAGCAGAGATGGCAACCATTCCATTATTGACTGGCGAGATGGCACAAAAAATGGTGAATGCCGCCGCATTAGAAGCCAAAAGCAACAATTTGATGGTATCTGTGACCGTCGTTGACGCTTCTGGACAAACCTTAGCAGTGCTCAGAGATCACCGCGCAGGCGTGCATACCGTGCGTGCCAGTTATAAAAAAGCCTATACCGCAAACTCACAAAAAAGAGAAACGGCGGTCATCGCCAAAGGCATCAAAGACGGCACGATTCCTGAAGACCTACGCTATCTGGATGAAAACATCCTTATCTTAGATGGCGGCGTACCCATTTATATCGGTGGTATCGGGGTAGGCGGCGCACATGGCAGCGAAGATGTACACATCGCCAAAGCGGGTCTAAAAGCATTAGAGCAGCAGTAG
- a CDS encoding HAD hydrolase-like protein, with protein MNTDIHRIKAPFDAIKLCVFDMAGTTVNENNLVYKTVCDAINHTLQQVGQTDIQVNLEVCLEFGAGKEKRQAISDILNEVCKNDNTATADSEKWTDAAFNTFKSALALAYTKDTVATFDGMLDFFNQLKQSGRKVVLNTGYDIQTANKILTILGWSVGRDIDALITADDVHNGRPAPDMITLAMGKFGIEHSQQVLKAGDSGIDIEEGKNAHCGLCVGVLTGAQTHVQLEKYSPDIVLEQLTDLAALI; from the coding sequence ATGAATACAGATATTCATCGTATCAAAGCGCCATTCGACGCGATCAAACTGTGTGTCTTTGATATGGCAGGCACGACCGTCAATGAAAACAATTTGGTTTATAAGACCGTATGTGATGCGATCAATCACACCCTACAACAGGTTGGTCAAACAGACATTCAGGTTAATCTAGAGGTGTGTTTAGAGTTTGGGGCTGGCAAAGAAAAGCGACAAGCCATTAGCGATATACTCAATGAAGTATGCAAAAATGACAATACCGCGACCGCTGATAGTGAAAAATGGACGGATGCTGCCTTTAATACGTTTAAATCAGCATTGGCATTAGCCTATACCAAGGACACGGTAGCAACCTTCGATGGTATGCTAGATTTTTTCAATCAGTTAAAGCAGTCAGGTAGAAAAGTCGTGCTAAATACGGGCTACGATATTCAGACTGCCAATAAAATATTAACCATTTTAGGATGGTCAGTGGGTCGTGATATTGATGCTTTGATTACAGCGGATGATGTGCACAATGGTCGTCCTGCGCCAGATATGATTACCCTTGCTATGGGCAAGTTTGGGATTGAGCATTCGCAACAGGTATTGAAAGCAGGGGACAGCGGCATCGATATCGAAGAAGGCAAAAATGCCCATTGTGGTCTATGTGTTGGGGTGCTGACTGGTGCTCAAACCCATGTGCAACTGGAGAAATATTCACCAGATATCGTGCTTGAGCAGCTCACGGACCTAGCGGCATTGATCTAG
- a CDS encoding TIGR03364 family FAD-dependent oxidoreductase, with translation MTGTSKLSDKQYDVVVVGGGIVGLASAYAAVKKGLKVALVEREAQNKDASIRNFGFVTVSGQRSGEHWQRAMHSRNIWADIAPKAGIKVEHTGLHMLVQCPEAMSVADAFLKTEMGESCRLLSQSEIQEQSPYLRTGLGVLYSPHELRVESNTAIGKLADWLAQVHGVDFYNKTTVQVVDLPTVHTSRGTLHTAHCVICPGADLHGLYPDTLAQSDAKLCTLNMMRVMPRQAFKLNAAVMSDLSFARYDGFAQLPEARALISLLDDTQAAERKAGVHLIVVQSADGSLIIGDSHNYCDKELPFRDTYQDNLIINEFKKVMDIGEVDITQHWLGVYPSADNVVFKALPEAGVAIGTITSGTGASTGFAFGEELINLVLESK, from the coding sequence ATGACAGGGACAAGTAAATTATCAGATAAACAGTATGATGTGGTCGTCGTTGGGGGCGGTATCGTTGGTCTTGCCAGCGCTTATGCTGCCGTAAAAAAAGGGCTGAAAGTGGCGCTGGTAGAGCGTGAAGCACAGAATAAAGATGCCTCGATTCGTAACTTTGGCTTTGTGACGGTTAGTGGTCAGCGTAGCGGTGAGCATTGGCAACGTGCCATGCACTCACGCAATATCTGGGCGGACATTGCGCCAAAAGCCGGTATCAAGGTTGAGCATACCGGTCTGCACATGCTGGTTCAGTGCCCTGAAGCGATGAGCGTTGCCGACGCATTTTTGAAGACTGAAATGGGCGAGTCCTGTCGCTTATTGAGCCAATCAGAAATACAGGAGCAGTCGCCTTATCTTAGAACAGGGTTGGGCGTTTTATATAGCCCGCACGAGCTGAGAGTCGAGTCAAATACCGCGATTGGCAAATTGGCGGACTGGTTAGCACAAGTGCATGGCGTGGATTTTTATAACAAAACCACGGTTCAGGTGGTTGACTTGCCCACTGTTCATACCAGTCGAGGGACATTACATACGGCGCATTGTGTGATCTGTCCTGGGGCAGATTTACATGGCTTATATCCTGATACTTTAGCGCAGTCTGATGCCAAACTCTGTACCCTCAATATGATGCGCGTGATGCCAAGGCAAGCGTTCAAACTAAATGCTGCTGTCATGTCAGATCTGAGTTTTGCTCGTTATGATGGGTTTGCGCAGCTACCAGAAGCTCGTGCGCTTATCAGCTTACTAGATGACACCCAAGCTGCTGAGCGCAAGGCTGGCGTACATTTAATCGTTGTTCAATCAGCGGATGGCTCACTTATCATTGGTGACAGTCATAATTACTGTGATAAAGAGCTGCCCTTTAGAGACACTTATCAAGATAACTTAATCATCAACGAGTTCAAAAAAGTCATGGATATCGGTGAGGTAGACATCACCCAGCACTGGTTAGGGGTCTATCCAAGTGCCGACAATGTCGTGTTTAAAGCATTACCAGAAGCAGGAGTTGCCATCGGTACCATCACAAGCGGCACAGGCGCATCAACGGGATTTGCCTTTGGTGAAGAGTTAATTAATTTAGTATTGGAGTCAAAATAA
- a CDS encoding ABC transporter substrate-binding protein, whose amino-acid sequence MFLFKTLVASFACGIVLVGCSSPESEGGASSNIEEVVIYSNADEEAVEVIQEVLDEAGYEGQYVFQSFGTGELGGRLLAEGDNTEADMVTMSSFYLESAQAKHPMFKELTFDVDPQVAVPNYYAPILGFTGAIILNTKEMAAQNLPRPTSAKDLANPIYKNKIAMVDPNGSSTGWLFIQDVTATYGMGAEGQKIMNDIRTNAGPNLELSGSGPIKKVMAGEVPIGFGLRHQAIANKAQGLPIDYVDPSEGNYTLTESVAVIDKGENTNPNAMKMAEIIVENARPKLLTIYPNVIYDGETVAPDNQIKNSKTYGEPLTAELLDKHRAFFHGQTES is encoded by the coding sequence ATGTTTTTATTCAAAACGTTAGTGGCAAGTTTCGCGTGCGGGATTGTCTTGGTAGGTTGTAGTTCACCTGAGTCGGAAGGAGGTGCTTCTAGCAATATCGAAGAAGTCGTCATTTATAGCAATGCCGACGAAGAAGCGGTCGAGGTCATCCAAGAGGTTTTAGACGAAGCAGGCTATGAGGGTCAGTATGTCTTTCAGTCTTTTGGGACAGGGGAGTTGGGTGGGCGTTTGCTGGCAGAAGGCGATAATACAGAGGCTGATATGGTGACGATGAGCTCGTTCTACTTAGAAAGTGCCCAAGCCAAGCATCCTATGTTTAAAGAATTGACCTTTGACGTTGACCCGCAAGTGGCGGTCCCAAATTACTATGCACCAATACTGGGTTTTACGGGCGCTATTATTTTAAACACAAAAGAGATGGCGGCGCAAAATCTGCCCAGACCAACCAGTGCCAAGGATTTAGCAAATCCGATCTACAAAAATAAAATTGCGATGGTGGATCCTAATGGCTCATCGACAGGTTGGCTCTTTATTCAAGACGTCACCGCTACTTATGGAATGGGCGCTGAAGGGCAGAAAATTATGAACGATATCCGCACCAATGCGGGTCCAAACTTGGAGTTGTCAGGCTCAGGTCCGATCAAAAAAGTGATGGCAGGTGAGGTACCGATTGGTTTTGGCTTGCGTCATCAAGCAATCGCAAACAAAGCACAAGGCTTGCCTATTGATTATGTTGACCCAAGTGAAGGAAATTATACGCTAACGGAATCGGTAGCCGTTATTGATAAAGGCGAGAACACCAATCCAAATGCGATGAAAATGGCTGAAATCATTGTTGAAAATGCGCGTCCAAAATTATTGACGATATACCCAAATGTGATTTATGACGGTGAAACAGTCGCTCCTGACAATCAAATAAAAAACAGTAAAACGTACGGCGAGCCACTGACGGCTGAGCTGTTAGATAAGCACAGAGCGTTTTTCCATGGACAAACTGAATCGTAA
- a CDS encoding iron ABC transporter permease produces the protein MKLSNSPLVKAIWLFVAVLFVMFMFVPLVKLLALSLNVGDALGLENYTSILSSDGFLQTMQNSFFVATMSALSATFLGFILAYTVHWTNLPKSFKQFIKLAALFPMLLPTVTYGFAIIYTFGKQGLLTQILGFQLFEDIYGFYGMWLGYTIYTLPIAFLLLNNTFQYLDKKFVVVSELMGDSPYRQFDMTVVRPLIGTFAAAMIQCFFLAFTDFGIPASIGGQYSVIATELYTQILGASPSFEKGAVVALLMLGPSILSIAILWYVARFNVRYDSVEMIDLPTSKIKDRVLAVLSSVILASLLLVFAVIFIIPWIKSWPYQMVFTTEIVSEALESANLMRVYKNSLLVAVLTAVFGTLITYFSALLYERSSLFKLGKFSIESSALVTNTVPGMVVGIAYLMVFSGSAVANTIFIIVISNIIHYFATPYLMSKNALSKMNLGWETTAGLLGDSWFTSLRRIVVPNSFFTLIEVASFYFISAMVTISAVIFISGAKTMVLTTKIVELQHFARFDEIFILSLMILLTNIGALMLFAIVRHIYSKRLSGTTAIKTKKKPKSMVVPTSS, from the coding sequence ATGAAATTGAGCAATTCACCCCTCGTAAAAGCAATTTGGCTATTCGTTGCTGTTTTATTCGTTATGTTTATGTTTGTGCCATTAGTCAAGCTGCTGGCACTGTCTTTAAATGTCGGTGATGCATTAGGGCTAGAAAACTACACCAGTATTTTGAGCAGTGATGGCTTTTTGCAGACCATGCAAAACAGCTTTTTTGTGGCGACGATGAGTGCGCTTAGCGCGACGTTTTTGGGCTTTATTTTGGCTTATACCGTGCATTGGACCAATTTGCCCAAAAGTTTTAAACAATTTATTAAGCTAGCGGCATTATTTCCTATGTTGTTGCCAACCGTCACCTATGGCTTTGCCATTATTTATACCTTTGGCAAACAAGGCTTGCTGACTCAGATTCTTGGCTTTCAGCTGTTTGAGGACATATATGGCTTTTATGGCATGTGGCTTGGTTATACCATTTATACCTTGCCCATTGCTTTTTTATTATTGAACAATACGTTCCAATATTTGGACAAAAAGTTTGTCGTTGTATCAGAGTTGATGGGAGACTCTCCTTATCGCCAGTTTGATATGACTGTGGTGCGCCCTCTAATCGGCACCTTTGCAGCAGCGATGATTCAGTGTTTCTTTTTAGCCTTTACAGACTTTGGTATTCCAGCGTCGATTGGGGGGCAATATAGCGTCATCGCCACTGAGCTTTATACCCAAATCTTAGGCGCGTCACCTTCATTCGAAAAAGGCGCAGTGGTTGCGCTACTTATGCTGGGGCCATCCATCCTAAGCATCGCCATACTATGGTACGTGGCACGCTTCAATGTGCGCTATGACTCAGTTGAAATGATTGATCTGCCCACCTCAAAAATCAAAGACCGTGTTTTGGCGGTGTTATCGAGTGTGATTTTAGCCTCACTGTTACTGGTATTTGCCGTGATATTCATCATCCCATGGATTAAATCATGGCCTTATCAGATGGTCTTCACCACCGAGATTGTCAGCGAGGCTTTAGAGTCTGCCAATCTGATGCGGGTCTATAAAAACTCATTACTTGTGGCGGTATTAACAGCGGTGTTTGGCACTTTGATTACGTATTTTTCAGCCCTGTTATACGAGCGCTCAAGCCTTTTTAAACTGGGTAAATTCAGTATTGAAAGCTCGGCATTAGTGACCAATACGGTGCCTGGAATGGTCGTAGGTATTGCCTATTTGATGGTGTTTTCGGGGTCGGCGGTCGCCAATACTATTTTTATCATCGTGATTAGCAACATCATTCATTACTTTGCCACGCCTTATTTGATGAGTAAAAACGCACTGTCTAAAATGAATTTGGGCTGGGAGACGACGGCTGGTCTGTTGGGTGACTCATGGTTTACATCGTTACGCCGCATCGTCGTGCCCAATTCGTTTTTTACGCTGATTGAAGTCGCTTCATTCTATTTTATCAGCGCCATGGTGACGATTAGCGCGGTTATCTTTATTTCAGGTGCCAAAACCATGGTACTCACCACCAAGATAGTCGAGCTACAGCACTTTGCGCGCTTCGATGAGATTTTTATCTTGTCGCTGATGATATTGCTGACCAATATTGGCGCACTGATGTTGTTTGCTATTGTCCGTCATATTTATAGCAAAAGGCTCTCTGGTACAACGGCAATAAAAACCAAGAAAAAACCTAAGTCAATGGTGGTACCAACGTCTTCTTAG
- a CDS encoding ABC transporter ATP-binding protein: MLELRGVTKKYENKVIFEDISLKINKGEIVSILGPSGCGKTTLLHIILGLTGINGGRLAYNGEDITRVPMKKRGFNIVFQDYALFPNLNVKQNIEYGLRNNPHISTQAEVDELVDLLDIKAHLNKRINQLSGGQKQRVALARTLVMKPKILLLDEPLSALDGVIKETIKARIREISVRYQLTTLIVTHDPEEAMTLSDRILLLSDGKVAQFATPTEIIRNPANDFVKNFILNQLNIKRRNILSLFADDGANIDPLSKYTQRQHYGQDDSVVTHRYDDIDGIDTIDNTDDLNVIKDSDQQKRKDATIN, translated from the coding sequence ATGTTAGAGCTTAGAGGTGTGACGAAAAAGTATGAGAATAAAGTTATCTTTGAAGATATTTCCCTCAAAATTAATAAGGGCGAAATTGTCTCAATCTTAGGGCCTTCTGGCTGTGGTAAAACGACTTTATTGCATATTATCTTAGGTTTGACAGGTATCAATGGCGGTCGTCTTGCTTATAACGGCGAAGACATTACACGAGTGCCGATGAAAAAAAGAGGCTTCAATATTGTCTTTCAAGACTATGCACTGTTCCCCAATTTAAATGTCAAACAAAACATCGAATACGGTTTACGCAATAATCCCCATATTAGCACGCAAGCAGAAGTCGATGAACTGGTCGACTTACTCGATATCAAAGCCCACCTAAATAAACGTATCAACCAGTTGTCAGGCGGTCAAAAGCAACGCGTGGCACTCGCACGCACTTTGGTGATGAAGCCTAAAATTCTGTTATTAGATGAGCCTTTATCTGCGCTAGATGGTGTCATCAAAGAAACCATCAAAGCACGTATTCGCGAGATTTCCGTTCGCTATCAGTTGACGACTTTAATAGTCACTCATGATCCAGAAGAAGCCATGACGTTATCTGATCGTATTTTACTGCTCTCAGACGGCAAAGTGGCACAGTTCGCGACCCCAACGGAAATCATTCGCAACCCAGCCAATGATTTTGTCAAAAACTTCATTCTCAATCAGCTCAATATTAAGCGTCGCAATATCTTAAGTTTATTCGCGGATGATGGCGCAAACATCGACCCCTTAAGCAAATATACCCAGCGCCAACATTACGGTCAGGATGACAGTGTGGTGACTCATCGTTATGACGATATCGATGGTATTGACACTATCGATAATACCGACGATCTTAACGTTATTAAAGACAGCGATCAGCAAAAACGAAAAGATGCCACCATCAATTAA
- a CDS encoding AMP-binding protein translates to MDQFWTQHYPKGINAQIAPPHNTLIDMFDDKLTEYASHKFITNMGVTYSYGQVDSMSLAIAAWVQSLGLAKGSVIGIMMPNVNQYLPIVIGVIRAGMVTTLINPLYSPRELRHQLADSDTAVLFILEPFCKTLEKIIKDTPVKTVVISKIGDMLGVVKGALVNIAAKYVKKAIPRYQLKSNSHYTVTRYKAVLKRAKKLSYSRPTIQADDLLMLQYTGGTTGVAKGILITNQNVVTATYQFVEWFKPVYDAMSDSTQINTIVALPLYHIYAFICSIVGLSVGQHLTLVTNPRDIEGFIKILRKRPFHLLPGVNTLFQALLMNPKFKELDFSACKLTLVGGMAATPETAKRWREVTGLPILEGWGMSETLGVGTANPFNGTEYSGNVGLPLPSVDINIRDDDENILAINEVGEMCIKGDNVITHYHNIDNTTFFTADGYLKTGDIASMNEQGAIKIYDRKKDMIIVSGFNVYPNEVENIIEEHPKVAECSVVGIDDELQGQSVKAYVVKSDDSLNEDDIKALCQANLAAYKCPRHIEFIDELPKSTVGKILRHKLRKLAHEA, encoded by the coding sequence ATGGATCAGTTTTGGACGCAGCATTATCCTAAAGGGATAAATGCACAGATAGCGCCGCCACATAATACATTGATTGACATGTTTGATGACAAATTAACAGAATATGCCAGCCATAAATTTATCACCAACATGGGTGTTACTTATTCTTATGGGCAAGTGGATAGCATGTCATTGGCTATTGCGGCTTGGGTTCAAAGTCTGGGTCTAGCAAAGGGTTCGGTCATAGGCATCATGATGCCCAATGTCAACCAGTACCTGCCTATTGTCATAGGGGTAATTCGCGCTGGTATGGTCACAACGCTCATCAATCCGCTGTATAGTCCTCGTGAATTGAGACATCAATTGGCTGACTCAGATACTGCTGTATTATTTATATTAGAACCATTTTGCAAAACGTTAGAGAAAATTATCAAAGACACGCCTGTCAAAACCGTGGTCATCAGCAAGATTGGCGATATGTTAGGAGTAGTGAAAGGTGCGCTTGTTAATATCGCTGCCAAATATGTCAAAAAAGCCATTCCCCGTTATCAGTTGAAATCCAATTCTCATTATACCGTGACTCGCTATAAAGCCGTTTTAAAACGCGCCAAAAAATTAAGTTATTCTCGTCCTACCATTCAAGCGGACGACTTATTAATGCTGCAATATACTGGCGGTACGACAGGTGTTGCCAAAGGTATTTTGATTACCAATCAAAATGTTGTGACCGCCACTTACCAGTTTGTCGAATGGTTCAAGCCAGTCTATGACGCCATGTCTGATAGTACTCAAATAAATACCATTGTCGCTTTACCGCTGTATCATATTTATGCGTTTATCTGCTCAATAGTTGGGTTGAGTGTGGGTCAGCATCTCACACTGGTTACCAATCCACGTGATATTGAAGGGTTTATCAAGATATTGCGCAAGCGTCCTTTTCATCTATTGCCTGGTGTTAATACTTTGTTCCAAGCCCTGCTGATGAACCCAAAATTTAAGGAGCTGGATTTTTCCGCATGCAAATTAACCCTAGTTGGTGGTATGGCAGCGACCCCTGAAACCGCTAAGCGCTGGCGTGAAGTCACAGGTCTGCCTATCCTCGAAGGCTGGGGTATGTCTGAGACGCTAGGCGTGGGTACCGCCAATCCATTTAATGGCACTGAATATAGTGGCAATGTAGGGTTACCACTGCCTAGTGTCGATATCAATATCCGTGATGACGATGAAAATATTCTCGCCATAAATGAAGTTGGTGAGATGTGTATCAAAGGTGACAACGTCATTACTCATTATCATAATATTGACAATACGACGTTTTTTACCGCTGATGGTTACTTAAAAACAGGTGATATTGCTTCTATGAACGAGCAGGGTGCTATCAAAATATATGACCGTAAAAAAGACATGATTATCGTCAGTGGCTTCAACGTTTATCCTAACGAAGTAGAAAACATCATTGAGGAGCACCCTAAGGTTGCCGAATGTTCAGTGGTGGGTATCGATGATGAGTTGCAGGGTCAGTCGGTCAAAGCCTACGTTGTAAAATCTGATGACAGCTTAAATGAGGATGATATTAAAGCGCTGTGCCAAGCAAATTTGGCCGCCTATAAATGCCCGCGTCATATCGAATTCATAGACGAGTTACCCAAATCAACTGTCGGAAAAATACTGCGTCACAAGCTGAGAAAATTGGCTCATGAAGCGTAA